The sequence below is a genomic window from Glycine max cultivar Williams 82 chromosome 20, Glycine_max_v4.0, whole genome shotgun sequence.
TCCTCCATGCCGAGAGTTTGTGTTCTGTGATCGTGGTGCTCGTTGGTTTTGAGTAGCCCAGGCATTTTGAGGGTGGTGTTCTCCATCCGTGTCAGCATTGTCGAGGTAAGCAGTTGTTCGTCTTCGATTGCcgacatttttatttaatccgTAAACGTTTTTTAAGTGATCCGTAAAAACTAGTTAGCATAAGTGAAGATTAcaaatcaagttgatctgtaagaTGTTTGATGAAACTTACAAATCAACTTAATCCGTAAGATGATTGATGAaacttacagatcaagttgatccgtaagtttcatatttaatttttaaaattgggaaatatttaaataatagcgagttttttttaaattaggatTTAGGGTTAGTTTATAATACTTTGAAATTTGGGGGATTATTTGTATAATACAAtaacatttgaatttggtgtctttttgttctgaaatttGTAGGTTACTCATTAAGTTGGTGGATTGAGTTTCTTTCTCACAAGGTGTTTGTTTGAAGTCTGAATTGTATGTACTTTATatattatagaattttttttcaacattgTGTATTACTTTGGTAGAAGATTAAATAATACCTAAAATTTGGATGATTCTTATTAGATTGTTGTCACAATTTGGTTTGTCAATTTAGCAAGAGCATTGTTAAGTGTGATgttgtatattatattcttgGAACTTGTTGGGGCTTTTTtggtttgaattaaattttactatGGACACTACATTTTTGGTTTACTATACACAATATATTTAGTTCACAACAATTTGGTCTCTTGGCCTAGTTCGAGTTGTAATTGAAGGCAATCTCTTGGTCTTAACCCTCCCAAATATCCAagccttcttcttttctccttATGAAAAAAAAGGGTTTATGTCTCTTGAGTAgcataattttctgaaaaagaaTTTTAGTCAAAGAGGCAGaacattttatcttctcttGTGAGGAATGTGTGTCCTATAAAAAGAGCTTAAACATGCTAAACCAACCCTTCTTAACCATTTAACAATATCACATGGACCAACTTCAATTTCTGTGATCTAAGAAAATGCTCATATGAATCCTCTCTTATATGGCAGATATTTTGGTGTTTAGTTATCTAATGGTCACAGGTCAACTTGAACAAGTAGATGGGTGAAAGCATAGATTTAAAAGCGTATACTAATTGTACAGTGTTAGACTGTTAGTCAATGTTTAGTAAAAGttactttttgtttattttgaccTTAGTAGTCTCAATGATGGATttgacaacaacaataacatctGATACAGAAAACAACAGGTGCATTGGACAATCCTTTAGGTCCTGAAACTgttatttgttgaaaaatacatatttttataatttgatttgctTTCCTAGTTGAATATATTGCCTGTCATGGATCAACTCTACTGAAAGCCATCATTGGAGtgcatattaaaatttaaatgaggaCAATGCACAGGCTTATTGTGcctcattttaaaattcaaatttaattagtagAATCTAGTTGACAAGAATAAAGGTCTTGAGTCTTGACCGCTTAGTGATGTAGATGTTTTAATATTATGTCCAAGATTAGTCTTATATCTTCTATTATTACCAATGTCTTTTGTAGCTGTTGCTGTCATTTAGAGTAAGTAGTGAAGCAACCTAATTGAGTTAGCAGAATgtttcttggcttcaccatggacttcgtcatatcaacaataagtgttttttcagCTTTAGTCAATCGCTCCGCATATGGATGTTCAACTAATGACTtagccaattcatgattatgcactccacaaatcaacttcaccatccagccTTCTCCTCCAACCACTGGCTTGCAACGAATcttgaagggacacccacatttcctaatcccagtgtctcttctgataaattcttttttcctacaCCTATACTCGCCACTCCTTTCAAAGTCAATTAACACAAACGTagtccttcctctactacctGTGTTTGTATCCGACCTTAAAATCACCGCCACAAATCCGTTTTCATGAGAAACGGATCGAGCCCACCgcaaaacatcatctcaacACTCAAACACCTACAAAGCAATCCACATAATATAAGTTTTCTAccagtattcattttattaaatttatgacaaacattaacattataacctgagaagtattgaacgcatcggaacaatcaacatgtggttcattctcACCACatgcttcttcattttcataatccatatccGCTTATTCAGACATTATTTCATACATCCACTCATCTTCGTCCATCTAACCAACTCAAACAAAAAATGGTcatacaaacaaattaataagtttaaaaaaatggaaactaAATTCAGAaaacatcaaattttaaaaatagttactcttacggatcaacttgatccgtaagtaaTCCGTACGTTCGCGACACGGCCACCACCGTCTGCGTACCTCGTTTGCCGTCACCGACCATCGCAACGCACCTTCACCGCACCTAACTGTTCACAACGAACCAACGAACCAACGAACCGGAGACAATGCCGCACGAAAaccacaaaaacagaaaaacaacGAACAAAAATGGCAGTTGTGTGAAGCGCAGGAAAAAAAgcttttataatgaaaaaaaaaaaagccaggGACATTTTTGCCATTTACAaattttgctgggtgcacctaacaaCACTCATTTTCCTTTCTATATATCTgcataataaaatagaaagttctaagaaaaaaaatttaaaatattttctgaaaatcagcataaatatgaaaataaaaaattctcccCCTCAATCTCTATGGCTTAATTTGGGAGAGTTGAATTTTCTCACTGCCCCTCGTGAATCCACTCATGCTGGTCTAAAATAATCTTTTCTATTCTAAGACTTTTGCTTCCAAACTATGTTTATCTACCCTTCACTTAATAGTTTCCATTACTGTTTTCTCAATGAAATTTCCCCTCTTCATGATTTTTCTCATATTTCACTCTTGAGTTTCCCAATACAAACGTATGACTCATCAAATGCTTGGTTTGACCCTTGTGGCCTAATTGTTATATTGATTCTGCTGTTTGCTTGTGATCATAACTGGGTTGATTCCATTCACGTTTTCCATCAAATTTTCCCTGTATTGTCAATGGATCTGTTTCATTTCTTGAGTTCCCCCTGATTCAGATAGCGTAGAGTTTTATGAAATCATATGCTATTGCCGAATCGGTGGTCAATCCGATTACTGGTTGGAGCAATTGACAATTGAATCCAATTTTTTCCATAATTTTTGTGTCTGTAATTGTGTgagaaaaaaaacttgttttggtACCCTCTAATTTGTGAGCCATGGCAGGCATTAATGTCTCAGAATATGCTCATAGTTCTGTGCACAAGGCCATAATATTGAAGGATCATGCTGGTCTTAAGGAGATACTTGGAGTTCTCCCAAAACTAGGTAACCCCCTTGAGATCAAAACTGAGGCTGCTTCAATAGCTGAGGATGAGAAAGCTGCAGCCATCTCTGTTGTGGTGGATAGGAGGGATGTGCCACATGGTGACACCCCTCTTCACATGGCTGCAAAACTGGGTGACATTGTTGCTACTGAAATGCTCATGGATGCCGGGGCAAATGGTAGGTTGAAGAACAAGGAAGGATGGACTGCTGTTAGGCAAGCTATCATTAACAAACAAGATAAAATAGCAATGGTTATGATCAAGTACTCTTGGAATGACCCTGACAACAAATATTTTAGAAGGTTGCCTAGGTATATAGGGACtatgagaaggatgaaggaCTTCTACATGgagatttcatttcattttgagAGTTCTGTGATACCTTTCATCTCGAGGATTGCACCTTCGGATACTTACAAGATTTGGAAAAAGGGTGGGAATATGAGGGCAGATATGACTTTGGCCGGCTTTGATGGTTTGAAAATCAAGAGGTCTAATCAGAGCGTTCTTTTCCTTGGTGATGGTACTTCAGATGATGAGAGCAAATTTCCCGGATCGCTGTTCAAAGTCTTGCACAAAGAGAAGAAAGTATATGTGGTTTCACCTAGTTTAGATGCCCCCACTGATAGAGATGTTAAGGACACATTAGCTAAGAAGTCTAGGTCTGAATCAGTGAGGAGGGTAGGGCTTGATGTGAGTCAGGCACTTCTTGTTCCCCAGTTAACATGGAGgagaaaggagagaaaagaaatgGTGGGGCCATGGAAAGCTAAGGTGTATGACATGCAAAATGTGGTTTTTAGTGTGAAATCCAGAAGGATCCCTGGTGCTCCACCACCTGAGGCGAAGCCAGCTCCTAAGAAAACTAAGAAGAAGGACAATGGAAAAATTGAAGACATTTTGACAGATGAAGAAAGGAAGCAATTTGAAGCTGCAATGAATTCATCAGATGATAATGGCCACAGTCACAATCGTgcgaagaaagaaaagaaaggaaggtCTGGTGGACATAGAGACCACAAGGAGAGAAAAACCAATAGTGCACAACCTGCTGAGCATTTTGTAAACCAGAAGGGTGAAAGCCAGTTTAAGAGAGGGATGATGCCTGCTCTTTGGCTTTCCCAGAACTTCCCACTAAAAATTGATGAATTGCTACCTATGCTTGACATTCTTGCTGAAAAACTTAAAGCGGTCCGTCGGTTAAGAGAACTCCTTACAACAAAACTTCCAAAGGAATCCTTTCCAGTCAAGGTATGTCCTCTCTCTGTTCTTTGATTTGAGCATCTCACTAGACATCTAAAATTTCTTGGCACGAGACATTGGAATCTGAAAATTCCATGTGAACATATCTTCACTTAgttctttctctcttgttttcctTGATGCAGTACTATAGGAGTATACTTACTCgattgtaatttttctttttacctaAAGCTGTAAGCCTAACTACAGTTAGTAGTTAGACAGTTAGtagttagtttgttagttaGGACAGCTGTGTTACAGCTGTCACTAACTAACTCAGGGTAGTTGGCAGTTACGGTTGAGTAACTGCTATATATACTAAACTGTAAACTGTAATTTTCTGTTGGGTCGAATTTCCTCAATAATGATATCTCTTactctctctttcttctatCTGAATAAAAATCCAAGTCCCATATCAGCAAGTGATAGTATtaagatagagtatataagtgggggACAATTCTCACTTATGAGATAGCTTATGAGGTTGAGTTAGGCACAAACccaagaaaattattattattatttatgatctGTCATCATGTGTTGGTTATGGTAGATATTGTAGATATTGTGTTTTTCTATTCTTCAAGGTGTATTATACAATGTTCTCTGCACATGTTTGAGCTAGACTTCTGATAGCAACTGATATGAACTCATCTTCGATTGTTGACTAGTTGTCTTTCACTCTGCTCTTTTTCTTTGACAACTTGACTCTTTGTCTCTTCAATAGAGTATTTCATGAAAATTATCAGAAAGCTCTAGAGTTCAAtcatgaagaatgaagaattattattttttatatataagaatgaAGATCATTTTAGCCTGCATATTGAAATGTTTTTTCATGATtgaattgtgaaaaaaaaatataaaacttgtcATTTAGGCATTAGGTAGAAGTTAGTTAGATCTAGTGCATTTCTTTTGCAGCTACCAGTGCCTTTATACAAATAGCACACTTTGCTATGTCAAAGATTAATGATATGCCTAGTACTGGTAGGATGAACATGAAAATATTGAAGAGTGGAGTGAATTTTGAGAATGTATCCAACCATAAATCATAATTTGGAGCATTCATTCTTTCCCTTCGCAAAACTAGTTTTTAGAACTTTCCCaacaaaaaatttctaattgGATGGAAAATCAGAACTCTGTTTTCTTGGTTCTCTATATAAATAGCATGAAAGGATAATAAAGTTGTTCACACATGACCTGATGTTTAAGAAGAAGAATTCAACTAAACCAAGAGTTCGCTCAGGACTCTAACATAAATTTCAACATGAATTTGGCTTGAGAAATCTGCACTTCGTTGTTGAATGATAGTAGTATGAgaacaattaattattatgcATTATGATACAATGTACATGTACAtggattttttattcaatttccaCTGTTTAGGTATATATGTCTGCAATTGATAGTTGTGTGCTCATCGCTAAAAGTGGCAAAAGGTGTTTTATCTAATTTAACCACCAAAATGAGTTATTTAAACCTTGGCATCTTGCTGTGCTAGTATTTGCGCCTAACCTGTAATTTTATCTAGCTCTAGTCTCATCATCCGAAACAAATTGTATCTTTAATGGTTTAGGTATTGCATAGACTTTCCACAATAGAATTTTTATTAGTCTAATGGGTCCTTGCATCCCTGCCACAGTACTAATTCAACAGTCCAATGTTGGTAGTTGGTACTATATgagttaaacaaatttttacactatcaataaCTTTTATTTAGATTGTAATTTTATCGATCTAACGGTTGAATTATAACTATATATTACTTTAGTTGTTCTtgtcaaatttaaataactatGGAAATATGGcaaaaggtttttttatatatattttgaaagtaatgcatcaattttaatgtatattaataaataattttggattAATATTACATTTTGTAGATATATGTTCTATTTGATAAGAACTTTTAATCTAACATGGATAATGAAAAGGGAAAATTTGATAGTATTGATGATTTCTTTTCTATCTTTGTCATgcttttctttgatcttttcccttttttttataactttttggtTGATGTATATGACTATATATATCCATTCCATTTACTTTGCAAATTCAGGTTGCCATTCCCGTGGTGTCCACTGTTAGAGTATTGGTAACTTTTACAAAGTTTGAAGAAAtacaacatgaaaatgcagATGAGTTTGAATCAGCCCCATCTAGTCCTACTTCTGGTGACCAAGAGAACCCAGAAGAGGAACGttcctcatcatcatcatggttTGGGTGGATAAAGACCCCTTCTAGATCAAGTACGACATGTGCGGAATCTAGTAGTAAAATATTTGACGCCGAGGACCTGTTTGCTATTCCCTCTGGTTTTAAATGGATTACTATTGAATAAAAGTTAAAAGAGAGAGGACTAGAATAGGCAAAATGCATGGATGTAATAGCTAACGAAGTTAAAAAGATTTCAAATAGGAATTTTATGAAGGTGAACCAAAAGTTGAGGTAATCTTCTCACCCAAAGGTGAAGTGTTCTCAGGATAGGGAAAGgtgagaaattaaagaaaaattaagtaaTAGCTAGATTCACTCACTTCACATGTGACTAACATCAACCATCATTTGTAAGTACTGGCCTTATTTTTATCACATCCTTTGTAGTTTTAtgtgttatttacttatttttatcagATAGAAATAGAGACAGGGATCAAAACACAACTGTAACTGCAATTTAAAACGTTGATTAGGAGAAACCACACTTAAACCACGAAAAGTTACACACAATTTTAAAGGTTATGTCCTATGATTTGTTCCTCCATTCATAGCCTAGCAAGTTTTTGCAAGTAGAAAATACAGTAGCATAAAGGCAATGATGTATCTAACTTATTTACCCAAAATGAAAGTGTAACACCTTAAGATCCTAAGAGAGGTTGTGGTTATGTTTATAAAAGAACATCAATGCAAAACTACGAagacttataattaatgaaagaaTGATGAAAAACTACACGATCTTTTAAATGAATTCTAAAGCTTActctaatataatatatatctatCCTAATTGGCACGAAgagcaaagaaattaaagaccAATATCATCTCCTTCCCGTTTTCTCTTCAAAAAATCTTGAACTCGTACTACGAACAAAAGCATAGCTGCTAAGTTCCAACAAGCAAAGAGTATCACATCATTGATATCACATTAGTAACAATATCACATcataatgaaaaacaaaaaattaatatactaaaaaaaagtagcatattgatagataaaaaaaattaagccttaaatataataaatttaattgaaaattaataatcatgcacttttttttttcctttttcaacattataatttataagccCACTCACACTCATCATATACATTGctcatttttaattagtttatttttcctttttttacatCATTACACAAATTCTCTAGACTTACTCATCATTTACATTGTTCATTTCCTTTCTAACACACACATACCTTaaaaaataggttaaattagtttattgtttctctaatttatttttgacgttcaactttttatttattttgggttcaatttgtttctttaatttttaaaatttattcaatttagtcctctaattttttggggttcaatttgatcttttaatttttaaaatctgttCAATTTGGTCCTACCGTTTAAATATGCAATTTGTGACAGTTTAAATCGTCACTAAGTGATTTTAAGCATTTACAAAGTGcactttcttaacattttttaccCTATCTAGATAATAAGATCAAATTGaatcgattttaaaaattagagaactaaattgaatttaaaaaaaaatagaggactaaatcaaacctaaaaaatatattagaagactaataaactaatttaaccaaaaaaatacaCACTTAAAGAATAAGTGATGAAtcaatttatcaataaaattataagattgacGTGATAGttgaaccaaaaaaaatgagaatgagatTGTGAGTTTAAATCTATCACACTaacaaaaaaagttaacaaatattttttgataaaaaaatcaattcatcacttattcttttttatttttctctcaatcAACACTCTTAGACATTCACTTTGGTTTATCATCATTCATAGTAGATAGACAGAGGTAAACGTGAAAATATGCAAGGTATCCTGTTATGGCCTATGACCTAGTCTAGTTTGATTCGTGGGTGATGTTAGGTGTACCCAGCATTTAATGTGAAAGGCCAAAAATACCCCTGGccttaatttaaaagattttggTGCACCCAACACCATTTTACGCCTTCGTACACCAGCACAGTGAGCTTCCATTTGCGCCACCGTCAATCTTCTTCTCTTCCCTTCGTTTGTGCCGCCGCTATTCTTCTTCCCTTCCGTCCATGTCATTTTCGTTGGGCTTTGATCCTTCTTCTCCTCCGTCAGCATTGTGTACGTGCTCCACCGACGAGGTAAGCTCATTCTCCACTTTAATGGTTGTCGATTCCGttgcttgtttttaatttgttacgGATGTAGTTGATCCACAATTGTTTGTAGGAAATAGGTTTAGGCTTACGGATGAAGtattttgtaggtttgtacatacggatcaagttgatccatatgagGTTTAGGGATCAAGTTGATATGCAAGcctcatacggatcaacttgacccgtatgtacatttttttaaaaaaaaaattgtaaataagtatttttgttttgaaaaatgtttgttATTAGGATTTAGGGTTAATGTTGATGGTTTAGGGTTACTGATGATTGTTTAGGGTTAGTGTTGAGGATTTCTATTGTATTatgtttgaattctttgaaCTAGTTGATATTGGTTTTAGATATTTTAGTTTACTAAGTTAGTATCGCCTTAAAAATTGTACATATGACTGACTTACGAGTTACAAGTAATAAACATCTGTGAAATCACTATCTTGAAATGTGAGAATAGTTTCAAATCATGCATTATATACCAAATATGTGTGTCAttagaaaatatgaaaatttgacACACAAGTAGACATATAAGAATGGTAATAATGGCAGGCTAATGATAAAATAGGAACAACATGCTCAACTTTAGTTTAAGATCGAACCTGAGGTACACGAGGAGCACCCCTATAACCCAAATCTCCTCAGGTTTCGTTTGCCCCTAAAAGAAGCAAAACATAAATCCTAAAAGCAAAACTTAAGTCCTAAAAGCAAAACAAGCCAGTCTAAAAGCAAAACAACCAATAAATGTCCCAAGCCTGTCTGGAGAATTAAAAACCGCGGATGCTTTGAAGCTTCTAATGTTGCTTTTGTAGAGATCCAACAGAAGTTGTCAATCCCAAACATGTTGTCATCAATTAGTCTTGCTTCAAACAATTTCCAATAAGCAAAAAAGTTCAAAATCTCATAAATGAAAATATCTATAGATTTGGAATAAGACTTTCCAAAATGAACTgaaaatcaaaacaacttaCGAGCACAAGCACACACTATAGAGCTTATACGCTCTTGAAAATCAAATTACTTTTAGTCTGCAAAAGATTAACACACAGTGACTATAGATTAATTTCTTGGTTGAAATATAGATAATTCCTTATAGAGTAGTTCAAAATCTTGCTTGGCTATAGATTAATTCATTGTGATGAATTTGTGTGGTTTAGTAATGGAATTTGTGCATCAACATTTacagatcatggttagaactAGAGGCTTAGGTCGTGCCTTAGGTAGGGTTATAGGCAGAGCCCTGGGGAGAGAGGATCATCATGATTCAGATGATGTTCCCCAGTGGCGAAGGCCTACAACATCGGCACGTAGGCAATGGGAAGCTGCCCCTATTGTTGAGGATGAGCCAGTGGTAGTTGGAGACGTACATGCACATGGTGCAGACGCTGGTCATGATGCTGAGGGATTTCTAGGTGGGCCGCGTGACCCATCAGTGGTTACGGAGTATGGTGACCATGTTGCATACCTTGTATGGAACGAAaaggtatttaaaatttttaagtaaacttatttgttaagtatttcttataattgaaatttgtcatcatttaaattattatgtttataaattgTCTGTTcatttatacttcaattcaggaacgtcctgaattgaagttatcCTCCCATGGGACGGTTCAGAAATTCGGAAGGCCTGCTCCTGAAATTGAAGGGCTAGTTGCTGCCACAAGATTAAGTCCTATGATTGCATGTTCAGTAGACACTAGCGATCAGGGACTTATATCCActtttgtggagaggtggcataaGGAAACTAGCAGTTTCCATCTTCCTGTTGGTGAGGTTAGCATCACCCTGGATGATGTGGCGTCTCTGCTTCATCTTCCATTATTAGCACATTCCATACCTTCGAGCCTCTGCACGTCGACGAAGTTGTGTTGATGTTGGTGGAGTTACTTGAGGTCTCAGGAGAGGAAGCTAGGGCTGAGGCAACACAGTGTCATGGGGCATATGTACGCCTATCTTGGCTACGAGATATTTATCAGAGGAGATGTCAGGCCGGACATTGGACTGCTGTAGCTCGTGCCTATCTTTTGCATCTCttaggttgcactctttttgctaacaagagtgcaacccatGTTCATGTTGTCTTCTTAGACGCTTTCCGTGACTTCAGTCAGAGTGGAAGCTATGCATGGGGAGTTGTCGCCCTAGTGCATATGTACGATCATTTGAGTGATGTTTGTAGGAGCGGTGGCCAACAACTTGCTGGTTACATCACTCTGTTACaagtaattaatatgtttttaagatgttcatttgacatttgtatgattttgatgtaatcttTGTAGTGTTGGATATATTAGCATTTTCTCTCAGTTGCAGAGTGTTTGACTGATCCGAACTACGATGACCTCTCACCACGTGCATGTCGGTGGATTgctacaaaggcttctttgaagtCCATATCTGCATCGACGTACATGCAACATCTAGATGGACTCAGGATTCCTGATGTTTGCTGGATGCCTTAAGGTGAGCATCGAGCCATTCGagagtttgatttgatttcatgCTTCTCTGGTCATCTACGATGGGGACTAATCGTCGTGAGACATAGACCAAAGAGGGTCATGCACCAGTTCGGATATGTGCAAAGTATTCCTGcagaggctatagattcctgGGTTTCATTTGATGAAATTGACGACATGTGGATGCACTACTCAAACCATCTTGCACCATCGGGTCAGATTTGTGTCATGTCAGGACAGTGTGCATTCGAGTACATGGACTAGTTCTTCCTCAATTTTCATCCTTTCATGACAGTGGCACAACCTTCAGATCTGCCATGACATCCACTTGTGACGCAAGATGCCTCATTTGTGGATCCACATATCCCTTAGGTCCCAGTGGCACCAGCAGTAGCACCGGCACATGCCTCTTCTGATATGGAGCAGCCTAGACATGTAGTGGTAAGTATTACTATTTGGATTGTTTTATCAAATGTCATTTATTTCAGTTATCGGAATACTATTTTGGTTGTTTTTAATTGCATATGATGCTTGCCAAGCGATCGCTGAAAGGTTGGAGTGtctgctcaaccttaggatagtcacGATAGGCACGACACGAGGTCATGGAAGATTGCATCAGGATTGCTAGGGGTGTCACACCAGATGGTAATGTGTATGTGAGGACTCGACGAAGGCGACGTACGGATTAGCCATAGTTTTTTTACactttaaattttcatatttggacgatgtttataattttcttgtatttcaaaacattttgtttttaagtcaacattttggatattttaacttattttggtttataattttaattttatgttaattcgTCTAAATATTAGGGTTAAcgttaaaaacttatttttaaattatgtaacCATTAATGACGTCACAAGCTATTATATtggtgtaagctccattggagcttgtaggcctaggatcttcttcatcaatggattcctttgcttcttggaagttgaatggcagcggaatggagaaggaagagagagaggagacaccacttcaaggagaagatgagtctagacgaagctcaccaccataggaggccatggataagagtttggaggaagaaggagatgaatgaagggagaaggagagaagagcacaaaattttgtgctctgaaatctaaagtttaatattcaaatgatcaaagtatAAAAGAATACACACA
It includes:
- the LOC100795163 gene encoding ankyrin repeat domain-containing protein 13B, producing the protein MAGINVSEYAHSSVHKAIILKDHAGLKEILGVLPKLGNPLEIKTEAASIAEDEKAAAISVVVDRRDVPHGDTPLHMAAKLGDIVATEMLMDAGANGRLKNKEGWTAVRQAIINKQDKIAMVMIKYSWNDPDNKYFRRLPRYIGTMRRMKDFYMEISFHFESSVIPFISRIAPSDTYKIWKKGGNMRADMTLAGFDGLKIKRSNQSVLFLGDGTSDDESKFPGSLFKVLHKEKKVYVVSPSLDAPTDRDVKDTLAKKSRSESVRRVGLDVSQALLVPQLTWRRKERKEMVGPWKAKVYDMQNVVFSVKSRRIPGAPPPEAKPAPKKTKKKDNGKIEDILTDEERKQFEAAMNSSDDNGHSHNRAKKEKKGRSGGHRDHKERKTNSAQPAEHFVNQKGESQFKRGMMPALWLSQNFPLKIDELLPMLDILAEKLKAVRRLRELLTTKLPKESFPVKVAIPVVSTVRVLVTFTKFEEIQHENADEFESAPSSPTSGDQENPEEERSSSSSWFGWIKTPSRSSTTCAESSSKIFDAEDLFAIPSGFKWITIE